One genomic segment of Oncorhynchus masou masou isolate Uvic2021 chromosome 16, UVic_Omas_1.1, whole genome shotgun sequence includes these proteins:
- the LOC135557774 gene encoding osteopetrosis-associated transmembrane protein 1-like isoform X1: MFIVKVGVLLIALTYYANAQTSVVAVNTTIPGSEQSASGLRQLDLAVVPQSSVFHPSLRSQFSLNLFSAFPEDLEVSNYCVALLAIFGQRYSTYVNCLVSAARPVKVCQNCYGTYGNLMEIYKNISDQMGPGNVSCRDSLLRSDRLMLVFLLYSNLEDIWTASECNRCVSLRHHSLTNDTLYFMETLNQSLSCFEKYQKQGNHSELCTECKATYRGLNELYSRMEKNHTLCIDIEDSMNMTRILWSKDFNCSFPRAETVPVIAVSSFMLFLPIIFYLSSFLHSEQKKRKLIHPKRAKSNPSFINIQDKFS; encoded by the exons ATGTTTATTGTTAAGGTGGGTGTGTTATTGATAGCGTTGACATATTACGCCAATGCTCAAACGTCTGTTGTCGCTGTAAACACCACCATCCCTGGTTCAGAGCAGAGCGCAAGCGGCTTGAGGCAACTCGACTTGGCAGTGGTGCCTCAGTCGTCCGTGTTTCACCCCAGTCTCCGTTCACAGTTCTCTCTCAACCTGTTTTCGGCGTTTCCCGAAGATCTGGAGGTCAGCAATTACTGCGTCGCGCTGCTGGCTATCTTTGGGCAGCGATATTCAACGTATGTTAATTGTTTGGTGTCCGCCGCGCGCCCTGTCAAAGTGTGCCAAAACTGTTATGGCACCTACGGCAACCTTATGGAAATCTACAAAAACATATCAGACCAG ATGGGCCCGGGGAATGTGAGCTGCAGAGACAGCCTACTGCGTTCTGATAGGCTGATGTTGGTGTTCCTGCTCTACAGTAACCTGGAGGACATCTGGACCGCTTCAGAATGTAACC GTTGTGTAAGCCTGAGACACCACAGCCTGACCAATGACACCCTTTACTTCATGGAAACTCTGAACCAGTCCCTCAGCTGCTTCGAGAAGTACCAGAAG CAGGGTAACCACTCAGAGCTTTGTACGGAATGTAAGGCCACATACAGAGGACTGAATGAGCTGTACAGCCGCATGGAGAAGAATCACACCCTCTGCATCGACATCGAGGACTCT ATGAATATGACCCGTATACTATGGAGCAAGGATTTCAATTGTTCTTTCCCCCGGGCGGAGACTGTTCCTGTCATCGCCGTGTCCAGCTTCATGCTCTTTCTGCCCATCATCTTCTACTTGAGCAGCTTCCTTCACTCGGAACAAAAGAAACGCAAGCTCATACACC CCAAACGAGCCAAGTCCAACCCCAGCTTCATTAACATCCAGGACAAGTTCAGCTGA
- the LOC135557774 gene encoding osteopetrosis-associated transmembrane protein 1-like isoform X2 has product MFIVKVGVLLIALTYYANAQTSVVAVNTTIPGSEQSASGLRQLDLAVVPQSSVFHPSLRSQFSLNLFSAFPEDLEVSNYCVALLAIFGQRYSTYVNCLVSAARPVKVCQNCYGTYGNLMEIYKNISDQMGPGNVSCRDSLLRSDRLMLVFLLYSNLEDIWTASECNRCVSLRHHSLTNDTLYFMETLNQSLSCFEKYQKGNHSELCTECKATYRGLNELYSRMEKNHTLCIDIEDSMNMTRILWSKDFNCSFPRAETVPVIAVSSFMLFLPIIFYLSSFLHSEQKKRKLIHPKRAKSNPSFINIQDKFS; this is encoded by the exons ATGTTTATTGTTAAGGTGGGTGTGTTATTGATAGCGTTGACATATTACGCCAATGCTCAAACGTCTGTTGTCGCTGTAAACACCACCATCCCTGGTTCAGAGCAGAGCGCAAGCGGCTTGAGGCAACTCGACTTGGCAGTGGTGCCTCAGTCGTCCGTGTTTCACCCCAGTCTCCGTTCACAGTTCTCTCTCAACCTGTTTTCGGCGTTTCCCGAAGATCTGGAGGTCAGCAATTACTGCGTCGCGCTGCTGGCTATCTTTGGGCAGCGATATTCAACGTATGTTAATTGTTTGGTGTCCGCCGCGCGCCCTGTCAAAGTGTGCCAAAACTGTTATGGCACCTACGGCAACCTTATGGAAATCTACAAAAACATATCAGACCAG ATGGGCCCGGGGAATGTGAGCTGCAGAGACAGCCTACTGCGTTCTGATAGGCTGATGTTGGTGTTCCTGCTCTACAGTAACCTGGAGGACATCTGGACCGCTTCAGAATGTAACC GTTGTGTAAGCCTGAGACACCACAGCCTGACCAATGACACCCTTTACTTCATGGAAACTCTGAACCAGTCCCTCAGCTGCTTCGAGAAGTACCAGAAG GGTAACCACTCAGAGCTTTGTACGGAATGTAAGGCCACATACAGAGGACTGAATGAGCTGTACAGCCGCATGGAGAAGAATCACACCCTCTGCATCGACATCGAGGACTCT ATGAATATGACCCGTATACTATGGAGCAAGGATTTCAATTGTTCTTTCCCCCGGGCGGAGACTGTTCCTGTCATCGCCGTGTCCAGCTTCATGCTCTTTCTGCCCATCATCTTCTACTTGAGCAGCTTCCTTCACTCGGAACAAAAGAAACGCAAGCTCATACACC CCAAACGAGCCAAGTCCAACCCCAGCTTCATTAACATCCAGGACAAGTTCAGCTGA